The Geobacillus stearothermophilus ATCC 12980 genome contains a region encoding:
- a CDS encoding Stp1/IreP family PP2C-type Ser/Thr phosphatase encodes MRAVFRTDIGQIREHNEDNGGVFVNESGQYFAVVADGMGGHRAGDVASAMAVAHLQEQWEQAPCVSSPAEAEQWLKVQIAAANERLFRYALSHPECQGMGTTVVGAICAGPFATIAHIGDSRCYLLNQNGIQQLTDDHSLVNELVKSGQISKEDAEHHPRKNVLLRALGTEPAVKVDIKTVSIDDGDMLLLCSDGLSNKVPEADIVQILTGAGALEEKAQALIELANGRGGEDNISLAVVDFSVEREGG; translated from the coding sequence ATGCGAGCCGTTTTCCGAACTGATATCGGCCAAATTCGCGAGCATAACGAAGACAACGGCGGTGTATTTGTCAACGAAAGCGGCCAATATTTCGCGGTTGTCGCCGATGGAATGGGCGGTCACCGCGCCGGCGATGTGGCGAGCGCGATGGCGGTGGCGCACTTGCAAGAGCAATGGGAGCAAGCGCCGTGCGTTTCCTCGCCGGCTGAGGCGGAGCAGTGGCTGAAAGTGCAGATCGCAGCCGCCAATGAGCGGCTGTTTCGCTACGCCCTCTCCCATCCGGAATGCCAAGGGATGGGAACGACGGTCGTCGGCGCCATTTGCGCTGGGCCGTTTGCCACCATCGCGCATATCGGCGACAGCCGCTGCTACTTATTGAACCAAAACGGAATTCAACAGTTGACCGATGACCATTCTCTTGTCAATGAGCTGGTCAAAAGCGGGCAAATTTCCAAAGAGGACGCCGAACACCATCCACGCAAAAACGTGCTTTTGCGGGCGCTTGGCACCGAACCGGCCGTGAAGGTCGATATCAAAACCGTTTCCATCGATGACGGCGATATGCTCCTGCTATGCTCGGACGGATTGTCAAATAAAGTGCCCGAGGCAGACATCGTGCAAATTTTGACCGGTGCCGGCGCGCTTGAAGAAAAAGCGCAGGCGCTCATCGAATTGGCGAACGGGCGGGGCGGAGAAGACAACATTTCGCTTGCAGTCGTTGATTTTTCAGTGGAACGTGAAGGTGGGTGA
- the pknB gene encoding Stk1 family PASTA domain-containing Ser/Thr kinase: MLIGKRLNDRYKIISLIGGGGMANVYLARDIILERDVAVKVLRLDFANDDRFIKRFRREAQAATSLNHEHIVPIYDVGEEEGLYYIVMEYVRGSTLKQYIQQHAPLPVERALCIMDQLTSAIAHAHENGIIHRDIKPQNILLDEHGNVKVTDFGIAVAMSGTTITQTNSVLGSVHYLSPEQARGGIATEKSDIYSLGIVMFELVTGRLPFSGESAVSIVLKHLQAETPSPKAWNPDIPQSVENIILKATAKDPFYRYESARAMNEDIRTALDPRRRNEAKFTIPDDGDEATKAIPIIKHPESAALEPETLVYEEKANEPAKADDEPKAKPKRKRVWIAWLAAVILLLGAAGVSALTWIPDVFFPKEVTVPDVVNKDYDEAVEQLSALGLEIKDTIDVEDDAIEEGKVVRTDPEAGMTVKQGAGIVIYKSAGKKKIEFPSFIGDDISAAEEELRAEGFTRITRNGRHSDKPEGTILDQYPYAGDEVVPSETEVMFTVSLGPETVTLKDLSGYTEKSVRDYGEDQGLRIEVKYEYSDEVPKGLVISQTPAANEQVEKGKTVTVVISRGPEPKPSKTVIKEIVIPYEPAENGQVVEAQLYIQDANHNMTTPYKTYRLTGPATEIVEFEIPYGETAYYRVIVNNVVKDEGSIPYPEHGGKKE; encoded by the coding sequence GTGCTTATCGGAAAGCGATTGAACGACCGCTACAAAATCATCAGCCTGATCGGCGGCGGCGGCATGGCGAATGTCTATTTGGCCCGCGACATCATTTTGGAGCGCGATGTCGCCGTGAAAGTGCTCCGCCTTGATTTTGCCAACGACGACCGGTTTATTAAACGGTTCCGCCGCGAAGCGCAGGCGGCGACGAGCTTAAATCATGAGCATATTGTGCCGATTTACGACGTCGGCGAGGAAGAAGGCCTTTATTATATCGTGATGGAGTATGTGCGCGGTTCGACGCTGAAACAGTACATTCAGCAGCATGCCCCGCTTCCGGTCGAGCGGGCGCTTTGCATCATGGACCAACTGACGTCGGCCATCGCCCATGCCCATGAGAACGGTATTATCCACCGCGACATTAAACCGCAAAACATTTTGCTTGATGAGCACGGCAACGTGAAAGTGACCGACTTCGGCATCGCGGTGGCGATGAGCGGAACGACGATTACACAGACGAACTCGGTGCTCGGTTCGGTTCATTATTTGTCGCCGGAGCAGGCGCGCGGCGGCATTGCCACTGAAAAGTCGGACATTTATTCGCTTGGCATCGTCATGTTTGAGCTTGTCACCGGCCGGCTGCCGTTTTCCGGCGAATCGGCCGTTTCGATCGTGCTGAAGCATTTGCAGGCGGAAACGCCGTCGCCCAAGGCGTGGAATCCCGACATTCCGCAAAGCGTCGAAAATATTATTTTAAAAGCGACGGCGAAAGACCCGTTTTACCGCTATGAATCGGCGCGCGCCATGAACGAGGACATCCGGACGGCGCTGGACCCGAGGCGGCGCAACGAGGCCAAATTCACGATCCCGGATGACGGCGATGAAGCGACGAAGGCCATCCCGATCATAAAACATCCGGAAAGCGCCGCGCTTGAGCCGGAGACGCTTGTCTATGAGGAAAAGGCGAACGAGCCGGCCAAAGCGGATGACGAGCCAAAGGCGAAGCCGAAACGGAAGCGGGTCTGGATCGCCTGGCTTGCCGCCGTCATCCTATTGCTTGGAGCGGCCGGCGTGAGCGCGCTCACATGGATTCCGGACGTGTTCTTTCCAAAGGAAGTGACGGTGCCGGATGTCGTCAATAAAGACTATGACGAAGCTGTTGAACAGTTGTCGGCGCTCGGCTTGGAAATCAAAGACACGATCGATGTCGAAGATGATGCAATAGAAGAAGGAAAAGTCGTGCGCACCGACCCGGAAGCCGGAATGACGGTGAAGCAAGGGGCCGGCATTGTCATCTATAAGAGCGCCGGCAAAAAGAAAATCGAGTTTCCAAGCTTTATCGGCGACGATATTTCGGCCGCCGAGGAGGAGCTGCGCGCGGAAGGGTTCACTCGCATTACGCGCAACGGCCGCCATAGCGATAAGCCGGAAGGGACGATTTTGGATCAATATCCGTACGCCGGCGATGAAGTCGTGCCGAGCGAAACGGAAGTGATGTTCACGGTCAGCCTCGGTCCGGAAACCGTAACGCTCAAAGACTTGAGCGGCTATACGGAAAAAAGTGTGCGCGACTACGGCGAAGACCAAGGGCTGCGCATTGAAGTGAAGTACGAGTATTCCGATGAAGTGCCGAAAGGGCTTGTCATCTCGCAAACTCCGGCAGCCAATGAGCAGGTGGAAAAAGGCAAGACTGTTACGGTCGTCATTTCCCGCGGCCCGGAGCCGAAGCCATCCAAAACGGTCATCAAAGAAATCGTCATCCCATACGAGCCGGCGGAAAACGGACAGGTGGTGGAAGCCCAGCTTTACATTCAAGATGCGAACCATAACATGACAACGCCATATAAAACGTACCGGCTGACAGGGCCGGCCACGGAGATCGTAGAGTTTGAAATTCCATACGGGGAGACGGCGTATTATCGCGTTATTGTCAACAATGTTGTCAAAGACGAAGGATCGATTCCATATCCAGAACACGGCGGAAAAAAGGAGTGA
- the rsgA gene encoding ribosome small subunit-dependent GTPase A encodes MAEGQIIKALSGFYYVLSEGNVFQCRGRGVFRKQKVTPLVGDRVVFTATSETEGYILDIRERQNELVRPPIANVEQAILVFSAVSPDFSAKLLDRFLVLIESKEIAPIIVISKMDLLDGEAKDAIARYAGDYRRIGYEVIETSTVTKDGLDKLAAHLRGRVSVVAGQSGVGKSSLLNALRPDLRLKTGDISTHLGRGKHTTRHVELLEVAGGLVADTPGFSALEFDDIELDELPRYFPEFREYGEGCKFRGCLHVAEPKCAVREAAEAGDIPPYRYDHYLSFVAEMKERKPRY; translated from the coding sequence ATGGCAGAAGGGCAAATCATCAAAGCGTTGAGCGGATTTTATTACGTGCTCTCGGAAGGGAATGTGTTTCAGTGCCGCGGGCGCGGTGTGTTTCGCAAGCAAAAAGTGACGCCGCTTGTCGGCGACCGCGTCGTCTTTACGGCGACAAGTGAGACGGAAGGCTACATTTTGGACATTCGCGAGCGGCAAAATGAACTGGTGCGGCCGCCGATCGCCAACGTCGAGCAGGCGATTTTAGTTTTTTCTGCCGTAAGCCCGGACTTTAGCGCCAAGCTGTTGGACCGCTTTCTCGTCTTAATCGAATCGAAGGAAATTGCGCCGATTATCGTCATTAGCAAAATGGATTTGCTCGATGGCGAGGCGAAAGACGCGATCGCCCGTTATGCAGGTGATTACCGGCGCATTGGCTATGAGGTGATTGAGACGTCGACCGTGACAAAAGACGGCCTCGATAAGCTGGCGGCGCACCTGCGCGGCCGCGTCTCGGTCGTTGCCGGACAGTCCGGCGTCGGCAAGTCATCGCTGTTAAATGCGCTTCGCCCGGATTTGCGGCTGAAAACCGGCGATATTTCCACCCATTTAGGGCGCGGCAAACATACGACCCGCCACGTCGAGCTGCTGGAGGTGGCCGGCGGGCTCGTCGCCGACACACCGGGGTTTAGCGCCCTCGAGTTCGACGATATTGAACTTGACGAGCTGCCGCGCTATTTTCCGGAATTCCGGGAATACGGAGAAGGGTGCAAGTTCCGCGGCTGCCTTCATGTGGCCGAACCGAAATGTGCGGTCCGCGAGGCGGCTGAGGCTGGGGACATTCCGCCGTACCGCTACGACCATTATTTAAGTTTTGTTGCGGAAATGAAAGAACGAAAGCCGAGGTATTGA
- the rpe gene encoding ribulose-phosphate 3-epimerase: protein MIRIAPSILSADFSRLAEEIRSVEEGGADWLHVDVMDGRFVPNITIGPPVVAAIRPVTKLPLDVHLMIADPDRYIPAFAKAGADIISVHAEACVHLHRTIHFIKEQGVKAGVVLNPHTPVETIRHVIADVDLVLLMTVNPGFGGQAFIPSVVPKIREVARLAGEQNKALDIEVDGGVNAKTAPLCAEAGANVLVAGSAIYNEADRAAAIRALREACAK, encoded by the coding sequence ATGATTCGAATTGCGCCATCGATTTTGTCAGCTGATTTTTCCCGTTTGGCCGAGGAAATCCGTTCGGTGGAAGAAGGCGGAGCCGATTGGCTTCATGTCGATGTCATGGACGGACGGTTCGTGCCGAATATCACGATCGGGCCGCCGGTCGTTGCCGCCATTCGCCCGGTGACGAAGCTGCCGCTTGACGTTCATTTAATGATCGCCGACCCTGACCGATACATTCCGGCGTTCGCCAAAGCCGGGGCGGACATCATCTCCGTCCACGCCGAGGCGTGCGTGCATTTGCACCGGACGATTCACTTTATTAAAGAGCAAGGTGTCAAGGCCGGGGTCGTGTTGAATCCGCATACGCCGGTTGAGACAATCCGCCATGTCATCGCCGATGTCGATCTTGTCCTATTGATGACAGTCAACCCGGGGTTTGGCGGGCAGGCGTTCATTCCGTCCGTCGTGCCGAAAATTCGCGAAGTCGCCCGTTTGGCCGGCGAACAAAACAAGGCGCTGGACATCGAAGTGGACGGCGGCGTCAACGCGAAAACAGCGCCGCTTTGCGCCGAAGCCGGGGCGAATGTGCTCGTCGCCGGGTCGGCCATTTACAATGAGGCGGACCGGGCGGCGGCCATTCGCGCTTTGCGAGAAGCGTGCGCCAAGTAG
- a CDS encoding thiamine diphosphokinase, with amino-acid sequence MVIHIVGGGPRELLPSLRRYDGADVHWVGVDRGTTALLEAGLQPVRAFGDFDSVPAEEVAKLQQMLPDLEIWPAEKDKTDMEIALDWAVEQDACHIRLFGATGGRLDHLFGNVELLLKYAGRPIEIVDRQNVLTVHLPGVHTITRDDRYRYVSYIPISETVAGLTLIGFKYPLADCHISRGSTLCISNELIQSSGTFSFSEGILMMIRSSDFAGCP; translated from the coding sequence ATGGTGATCCATATTGTCGGCGGCGGCCCGCGTGAGCTTCTCCCTAGCTTGCGCCGCTATGACGGCGCGGATGTGCATTGGGTCGGCGTCGACCGCGGCACAACGGCGCTGCTTGAAGCCGGCCTCCAGCCGGTGCGGGCGTTTGGCGATTTCGATTCCGTGCCGGCTGAAGAAGTGGCCAAGCTTCAGCAAATGCTTCCGGATTTGGAAATATGGCCGGCAGAAAAAGACAAAACAGATATGGAGATCGCCCTTGATTGGGCGGTGGAACAGGACGCCTGCCACATCCGTCTGTTTGGCGCCACCGGCGGACGGCTTGACCATCTGTTTGGCAATGTCGAGCTGTTGCTGAAATACGCCGGCCGGCCGATTGAAATCGTCGACCGGCAAAATGTGTTGACCGTCCATCTGCCCGGCGTGCATACGATCACACGCGACGATCGATACCGCTATGTGTCTTACATCCCGATTTCTGAAACGGTGGCGGGGCTCACGCTTATTGGATTTAAATATCCATTGGCCGACTGTCATATTTCCCGCGGTTCCACACTATGTATTAGTAACGAACTTATCCAATCTTCCGGTACTTTTTCGTTTTCGGAAGGCATATTAATGATGATAAGGAGCAGCGATTTTGCCGGCTGCCCGTAG
- the spoVM gene encoding stage V sporulation protein SpoVM yields the protein MKFYTIKLPKFLGGIVRAVLNAFKKG from the coding sequence ATGAAGTTTTATACGATCAAGCTGCCGAAATTTTTAGGCGGAATTGTGCGGGCGGTGTTGAACGCGTTTAAAAAAGGGTAA
- the rpmB gene encoding 50S ribosomal protein L28, translating to MAKCFITGKKKSFGNTRSHAMNASRRTWKANLQKVRILVDGKPKRVWVSARALKSGKVKRV from the coding sequence ATGGCGAAATGCTTCATTACCGGCAAGAAAAAATCGTTCGGCAACACACGTTCGCACGCCATGAACGCCAGCCGCCGCACGTGGAAAGCCAACTTGCAAAAAGTGCGCATTTTAGTCGACGGCAAACCGAAACGCGTTTGGGTTTCGGCGCGCGCCCTGAAATCCGGAAAAGTAAAACGCGTCTAA
- a CDS encoding Asp23/Gls24 family envelope stress response protein: MSIEWQTKYGRIEIANEVIAMIAGGAAVDCYGIVGMASKNQIRDGLSEILRRENFSKGVIVREENGEVHIDMYIIVSYGTKISEVAHNVQSKVKYTLDQTLGLAVQSINIYVQGVRVVNP, from the coding sequence ATGTCAATTGAATGGCAAACAAAATATGGGCGCATTGAAATTGCCAATGAGGTCATTGCCATGATTGCCGGGGGAGCGGCCGTCGATTGCTACGGCATTGTCGGAATGGCGTCGAAAAATCAAATTCGCGACGGGCTGTCGGAAATTTTGCGCCGTGAGAACTTTTCCAAAGGAGTTATCGTCCGCGAGGAAAACGGCGAAGTACATATCGACATGTACATCATCGTCAGTTACGGGACGAAAATTTCCGAAGTCGCCCACAATGTGCAGTCGAAAGTGAAATATACACTCGATCAGACGCTTGGATTGGCGGTTCAGTCCATCAACATTTACGTCCAAGGGGTTCGGGTGGTGAATCCGTAG
- a CDS encoding DAK2 domain-containing protein — MAMRTLDGRRFADMVQQGAAHLANNAKAVDALNVFPVPDGDTGTNMNLSMTSGAKEVKAHVSDHIGNVAAALAKGLLMGARGNSGVILSQLFRGFAKAVEGKPQVDGFEFAAALQAGVDTAYKAVMKPVEGTILTVAREAARKAIETAKKDRDVVSVMEAALAEAKAALKRTPELLPVLKEVGVVDSGGQGLVYVYEGFLAALKGEAVSTAPAEVPMEELVKMAHHQSAQSHIHTDEIEFGYCTEFMVRFEKDKLAQHPFSEEVFRRDLSRFGDSLLVVADDELVKVHIHSETPGEVLTYGQRYGSLINIKIENMREQHANIVGKEAERPLQAGAEEAKPYGIVAVAMGAGVAELFQSIGAHAVIEGGQTMNPSTEEIAEAIRRVNAETVFVLPNNKNVVMAAKQAAELSERQVIVIPSKTVPQGMAALLAFNPAQSAEQNERAMTAALSRVKTGQVTFSVRDTTIDGVEIEKGDYMGLFDDRIVVADKDKLAVTKRLLDALIDEESEIVTILYGEDATEVEVETVVAYLETEYDGVEVEVHNGRQPLYPFIISVE; from the coding sequence GTGGCAATGAGGACGCTTGACGGAAGACGGTTTGCCGATATGGTGCAGCAAGGAGCCGCGCATTTGGCGAACAACGCCAAGGCGGTCGATGCGCTGAACGTCTTTCCGGTTCCAGATGGCGATACAGGAACAAACATGAACTTGTCGATGACGTCCGGAGCGAAAGAGGTGAAGGCGCATGTCTCCGACCATATCGGCAACGTCGCCGCGGCGCTGGCGAAAGGATTGTTGATGGGGGCGCGCGGCAATTCCGGCGTTATTTTGTCGCAGTTGTTCCGCGGGTTTGCCAAAGCGGTGGAAGGCAAACCGCAAGTGGACGGCTTCGAATTTGCCGCCGCCCTGCAAGCGGGGGTCGATACGGCCTATAAGGCGGTGATGAAGCCGGTCGAAGGAACGATCCTCACCGTAGCGAGAGAGGCGGCGCGAAAGGCAATTGAAACAGCGAAAAAAGATCGCGATGTCGTATCGGTGATGGAAGCGGCGCTTGCGGAGGCGAAAGCCGCGCTCAAGCGCACGCCGGAGCTGCTGCCGGTCTTAAAGGAAGTCGGGGTTGTCGACAGCGGCGGCCAAGGGCTTGTGTACGTGTACGAAGGATTCCTTGCCGCTTTGAAAGGAGAAGCTGTCAGCACCGCTCCCGCCGAAGTGCCGATGGAAGAGCTTGTAAAGATGGCTCATCATCAAAGCGCGCAAAGCCATATTCATACCGACGAAATTGAGTTTGGCTACTGTACGGAATTCATGGTTCGGTTTGAGAAGGACAAACTGGCCCAGCATCCGTTTTCCGAAGAAGTGTTTCGCCGCGACTTGAGCCGATTTGGCGATTCTTTGCTTGTCGTCGCCGACGACGAGCTTGTCAAAGTGCACATCCATTCGGAAACGCCGGGCGAGGTGTTGACCTACGGCCAGCGCTACGGAAGTCTCATCAACATTAAAATTGAAAACATGCGCGAACAGCATGCCAACATCGTCGGCAAAGAGGCGGAACGGCCGCTGCAAGCCGGCGCGGAAGAAGCGAAGCCGTACGGCATCGTTGCCGTCGCGATGGGCGCCGGCGTGGCCGAATTGTTTCAAAGCATCGGCGCGCACGCGGTCATTGAAGGCGGACAGACGATGAACCCAAGCACCGAAGAAATCGCGGAGGCCATTCGCCGCGTCAACGCGGAGACGGTGTTCGTGCTGCCGAACAACAAAAATGTCGTGATGGCGGCCAAACAAGCGGCCGAGCTTTCCGAGCGGCAGGTGATCGTCATCCCATCGAAAACCGTTCCGCAAGGCATGGCGGCGCTCTTGGCGTTCAATCCAGCGCAGTCAGCCGAGCAAAACGAGCGGGCGATGACGGCGGCGCTTTCGCGGGTGAAAACGGGGCAAGTGACGTTTTCCGTGCGCGATACAACAATCGATGGCGTCGAAATCGAAAAAGGCGACTACATGGGGCTGTTCGATGACCGCATCGTCGTCGCCGATAAGGACAAGTTGGCCGTGACGAAGCGGCTGCTTGATGCGCTCATTGACGAGGAAAGTGAAATTGTCACCATTTTGTACGGCGAGGATGCGACCGAAGTGGAAGTGGAAACTGTTGTCGCCTATCTGGAAACGGAATATGATGGAGTGGAAGTCGAAGTGCACAACGGCCGGCAACCGCTCTATCCGTTTATCATTTCCGTCGAATAA
- the sdaAB gene encoding L-serine ammonia-lyase, iron-sulfur-dependent subunit beta yields the protein MKYKSVFDIIGPVMVGPSSSHTAGAARIGLVARKLFGRQPEWAHISFYGSFAETYRGHGTDVAIVAGLLGFDTFDERIPDALAIAQAAGMDVSFSAEEAIPHHPNTARVRIGDGKGELELVGVSIGGGKIEIIELNGFELKLSGHHPALLIMHNDRYGTIGAVASALAKHAINIGHMEVSRKEKGKEALMTIEVDQPLTDELLQELEQLPNIIQVTKLVD from the coding sequence ATGAAATATAAAAGCGTCTTTGACATCATCGGCCCGGTGATGGTCGGACCGTCAAGCTCGCATACCGCCGGGGCGGCGCGCATCGGCCTCGTCGCGCGCAAGCTGTTTGGAAGACAGCCTGAATGGGCGCACATCTCGTTTTACGGCTCGTTTGCCGAAACGTACCGGGGGCATGGGACCGATGTGGCCATCGTCGCCGGGCTGCTTGGATTTGATACGTTTGATGAGCGCATCCCGGACGCTCTGGCGATCGCTCAGGCTGCGGGAATGGACGTCTCGTTTTCCGCCGAAGAGGCGATTCCGCATCACCCGAACACGGCGCGTGTGCGCATTGGCGACGGAAAAGGGGAGCTTGAGCTTGTCGGCGTGTCCATTGGCGGAGGGAAAATTGAAATCATCGAGTTAAACGGGTTCGAGTTAAAGTTGTCGGGCCATCACCCAGCGCTATTAATCATGCATAACGACCGTTACGGGACGATCGGGGCGGTGGCCAGCGCGCTGGCGAAGCATGCCATTAATATCGGCCATATGGAAGTATCGCGCAAGGAAAAAGGGAAGGAAGCGCTGATGACGATCGAAGTCGATCAACCGTTGACCGACGAGCTTTTGCAAGAGTTGGAGCAGCTGCCTAACATTATTCAAGTAACCAAACTCGTTGATTAA
- the sdaAA gene encoding L-serine ammonia-lyase, iron-sulfur-dependent, subunit alpha, whose translation MFRNVAELVALAEKEQIKIAEVMIRQEVGVSGRSREEIMAQMERHLEVMERAVERGLQGVVSRSGLTGGDAVRVQRYIEQGRFLSGETILDAVSKAMATNEVNAAMGVICATPTAGSAGVVPGTLFAVKERLNPTRKEMVEFLFTAGAFGYVVANNASISGAAGGCQAEVGSAAGMAAAALVELAGGTPAQAAEAMAIALKNMLGLVCDPVAGLVEVPCVKRNAMGAANAMIAADMALAGVKSRIPCDEVIEAMYRIGAAMPVALKETAQGGLAATPTGRAIAARIFGASAASK comes from the coding sequence ATGTTTCGCAATGTTGCCGAGCTTGTTGCATTGGCGGAAAAAGAGCAAATCAAAATCGCTGAGGTGATGATCCGCCAAGAAGTCGGAGTGAGCGGGCGCAGCCGGGAGGAGATTATGGCGCAAATGGAGCGCCACCTCGAAGTGATGGAGCGGGCTGTTGAAAGAGGGCTGCAAGGAGTCGTTTCCCGCTCGGGGCTGACAGGCGGCGATGCGGTGCGGGTGCAGCGCTATATCGAGCAGGGCCGCTTTTTGTCCGGGGAAACGATTTTGGATGCCGTCAGCAAAGCCATGGCGACAAATGAAGTGAACGCGGCCATGGGCGTCATTTGTGCAACGCCGACAGCGGGCTCAGCCGGCGTTGTCCCCGGGACGCTGTTTGCCGTGAAAGAGCGGTTGAATCCGACGAGAAAAGAAATGGTCGAATTTTTGTTCACCGCTGGGGCGTTCGGCTATGTCGTTGCCAACAATGCTTCCATCTCAGGGGCGGCCGGCGGCTGTCAAGCCGAAGTCGGTTCGGCAGCCGGCATGGCGGCTGCGGCGCTCGTTGAGCTGGCCGGCGGAACGCCTGCTCAAGCAGCCGAAGCGATGGCGATCGCCTTAAAAAATATGCTAGGATTAGTATGTGATCCTGTCGCTGGCTTGGTCGAAGTGCCGTGCGTCAAACGGAATGCGATGGGGGCGGCCAACGCCATGATCGCTGCTGATATGGCGCTGGCCGGTGTAAAAAGCCGCATTCCGTGTGATGAAGTGATCGAGGCGATGTACCGCATCGGCGCGGCCATGCCGGTGGCGCTGAAAGAAACTGCGCAAGGGGGGTTGGCCGCGACGCCGACCGGCCGCGCCATCGCGGCCCGCATTTTCGGCGCTTCTGCGGCATCGAAGTGA